From the genome of Cedecea lapagei, one region includes:
- a CDS encoding helix-turn-helix domain-containing protein, which translates to MFTITGMNTPNENGLIARLSELNEKGFSKTEMARAANVSKQAVTGWFKNGTISKASALSVAEAAGVSVAWLLGEDVQEDSGLKSKEQEMLQLFRQLPESEQERMIDLFKVRLKEIDEYVEKYLRGRYKPKD; encoded by the coding sequence ATGTTTACAATTACTGGCATGAATACACCGAATGAAAATGGCTTAATCGCCAGGCTGTCTGAACTCAATGAAAAGGGCTTTTCAAAAACTGAAATGGCCAGGGCAGCTAATGTCAGTAAACAGGCTGTGACGGGATGGTTTAAAAACGGCACCATAAGCAAAGCATCAGCATTGAGCGTGGCTGAGGCTGCTGGTGTATCTGTCGCGTGGCTTTTAGGTGAGGACGTCCAAGAAGATTCGGGACTCAAATCAAAGGAACAGGAGATGCTTCAGCTTTTCCGTCAGCTTCCTGAATCCGAACAGGAGCGCATGATCGACCTGTTCAAGGTGAGGCTCAAAGAAATTGATGAGTACGTAGAAAAATACCTACGTGGTCGCTATAAACCAAAAGACTAA
- a CDS encoding ABC transporter substrate-binding protein, with the protein MKANNNTFSKSLIALGLLSAISSAWAADVPPGTELAAKQELVRNNGSEPASLDPHKVESDVESNIIGDFFDGLIAVDNNGKIQPRLADKWEEKDNIVWTFHLRPGIKWSNGEPITAQDVVWSWKRLVDPKTASPYASYPGSMHIENAADIALGKKPVDSLGVKALDASTLQVTLSQPTAAFLLMLGHTSMVPVSEAVVEKFGDKWTQPENFVSSGAYKLSQWVVNEKLVGERNKQNWDDARTVINKVTYLPIASPTSDVNRYKAGEIDITSTIPQTLFASLKESIPNQVHITPYLSTYYYEFNTTKAPFNDPRVRLALNLALDKDIIADKVLAQGQRPAWIVSQPQIGGIELKNPDYASWSHEKRVAEAKKLLEAAGFNASHPLTFNLLYNTSESHQRIAIAASSMWQKNLGVNAKLQNQEWKTMLDTMHNGTFDVVRYAWIADYDDAASFLDNFRSGNSENTSKYSNPAYDELLVKASKAETLEERGKYYQQAEDLLAKDVPAVPVYHYVLAQLVKPYVGGYAPSSLGKYLTRDMYIKKH; encoded by the coding sequence ATGAAAGCAAACAACAACACATTTTCAAAATCATTGATTGCTCTGGGTCTGCTCAGCGCTATTTCCAGCGCATGGGCAGCAGACGTTCCGCCAGGAACCGAGCTTGCAGCCAAACAGGAGCTGGTGCGTAACAACGGCAGTGAACCGGCATCGCTGGATCCTCACAAAGTGGAGAGCGACGTTGAAAGTAATATTATCGGCGACTTTTTTGACGGGCTGATTGCCGTAGACAACAACGGTAAGATCCAGCCTCGTCTGGCGGATAAATGGGAGGAAAAAGATAACATCGTCTGGACCTTCCATCTTCGTCCGGGCATTAAATGGTCCAACGGTGAACCTATTACCGCGCAGGACGTGGTCTGGAGCTGGAAACGCCTGGTCGATCCAAAAACAGCCTCACCTTATGCCAGCTACCCGGGCAGTATGCATATTGAAAATGCTGCAGATATTGCATTAGGCAAAAAGCCAGTAGATAGTCTCGGAGTGAAAGCGCTGGATGCCAGTACGTTGCAGGTAACGCTCAGCCAGCCGACGGCTGCCTTCCTGTTAATGCTGGGGCATACCTCGATGGTGCCGGTGAGCGAAGCGGTGGTTGAGAAGTTCGGAGATAAATGGACCCAACCGGAAAATTTCGTGAGCAGCGGCGCATATAAGCTGTCGCAGTGGGTGGTCAACGAAAAATTGGTGGGGGAACGTAATAAGCAAAACTGGGACGATGCCCGTACTGTTATTAATAAGGTGACCTATTTACCGATTGCTTCCCCGACATCTGATGTTAACCGCTACAAAGCAGGGGAGATCGATATTACGTCGACCATTCCACAAACCCTGTTTGCTTCTTTGAAAGAGTCGATTCCCAATCAGGTTCATATCACGCCTTACCTGTCTACTTACTATTACGAATTCAATACCACCAAAGCGCCGTTTAATGACCCTCGCGTTCGCCTTGCGCTGAATCTGGCTCTGGACAAAGACATTATTGCCGACAAAGTCCTGGCACAGGGGCAGAGACCTGCATGGATTGTTAGCCAACCCCAAATTGGTGGAATAGAGCTTAAAAACCCTGACTACGCCAGTTGGAGCCACGAAAAACGTGTAGCTGAAGCGAAGAAGCTATTGGAGGCCGCCGGGTTTAATGCCTCACATCCTTTGACCTTTAACCTGCTGTATAACACCTCTGAATCGCACCAGCGTATCGCTATTGCCGCCAGCTCTATGTGGCAAAAAAATCTCGGAGTGAATGCTAAGCTGCAAAACCAGGAATGGAAAACCATGCTGGATACCATGCATAACGGCACCTTTGATGTCGTTCGCTATGCCTGGATTGCTGACTATGACGATGCGGCATCCTTCCTGGATAACTTCCGTTCCGGCAATAGTGAAAATACTTCTAAGTACAGCAATCCGGCTTACGACGAACTGCTGGTGAAGGCTTCGAAAGCTGAAACACTCGAGGAACGAGGAAAGTATTATCAACAGGCGGAGGATTTACTGGCCAAAGACGTACCGGCTGTACCGGTATATCATTATGTTTTGGCCCAGTTGGTGAAGCCGTATGTGGGAGGCTATGCTCCGAGCAGTCTGGGTAAATATCTCACCCGCGATATGTACATCAAAAAGCACTAA
- a CDS encoding TcfC E-set like domain-containing protein, whose product MVLHRNTLLFAALLPASIQLACAAITVPAGFEDLAKTQRLWTEVSLYGESLGLFETDVNLETVSFVTPENVVAAIRRQFNDDPALIVTVSAALAVPLARNGNLACSSNNSAPGCDYIDTQRAAIIYDENTARISLFLDKKFLPKPATENQWYQPALGTENALIHQQNINFVADRDYQSATVQGNGALAITENGYLNLDWTWLGQRSKHQQQQAITANNAWFRQDLWRQYYVQLGEMDTRDLFSNAGGNINLSQLPLGKIRGLRTGSTRAWINPVQESRATPVTVLLSHDARIDARRGNQLLASFYLNAGAQNLDTRSFPDGSYTVTLSVYENNRLTRTEQVPFTRTGITPFDRVEWFLQAGETDNNDSGEQRKAVAQVGMRLPVTQTLALTSGATIKKNQRFLENALDWSRGFNTGPIDGVLSTRFSYLYGSEGQRGNIQQISYNDGFSTSFYRNALSADNCNTRNAGFDAVNGCYHSLSVMFSVPIGSWYASLGYSDNRNEGRYVSRRELPDHDERYSAGLPWESVYMTRSRTRAWQGGLSNAFGARGMNINNSINLFMRQDDSREGKDKGGYLSVSISLAHHRQGNASSYTSLGASWQRQQREKNQLSYNVAHNWYADARGENEYGLSASGINSDSLNTSIYTRQGGRYGNGSLTVSDTWDRQVRQHTLSSSGNYSSTAALSRSGLWLGRWSDGRPASAVAVQVATPENSQGGHVTVSLDNGGSADIPANSRALFAVPGYQQTTLTVNESLNISQGVSSEITQGSGSRTLFMVPGKMLHRDIQTTASYTWLGQLTDERHSPFIGGMPLNVNGWSDLGNGGFSAHSNALLHNLYLVRQQQFYRCELDVKSIRDVVHYVGSIPCRELTFSALPQSVQQHARLILAGRSEPAGLTVMNAENLAKGK is encoded by the coding sequence ATGGTGCTTCACAGAAATACTCTCCTCTTTGCTGCTTTGTTGCCTGCATCCATCCAACTCGCCTGTGCTGCGATAACCGTTCCTGCAGGTTTTGAAGACCTCGCGAAAACGCAGCGCCTGTGGACAGAAGTCAGCCTGTACGGCGAATCACTTGGCCTTTTTGAAACGGATGTCAATCTTGAAACAGTGAGCTTTGTCACGCCGGAAAATGTGGTCGCAGCCATTAGACGCCAGTTTAATGACGACCCCGCCCTAATAGTCACTGTCTCTGCCGCACTGGCCGTCCCGCTTGCCCGTAACGGCAACCTGGCTTGCAGCAGCAACAACTCAGCGCCGGGATGCGACTATATCGACACCCAGCGCGCGGCCATAATTTATGACGAAAACACTGCCCGTATCAGCCTGTTTTTGGACAAAAAATTCCTGCCAAAACCGGCCACGGAAAACCAATGGTATCAGCCCGCACTGGGCACTGAAAATGCGCTAATTCATCAGCAAAATATCAACTTTGTTGCCGACCGCGATTACCAGTCGGCAACCGTTCAGGGCAATGGCGCCCTGGCTATCACTGAGAACGGCTATCTCAACCTCGACTGGACCTGGCTTGGGCAACGTTCAAAGCACCAGCAACAACAAGCGATAACCGCTAACAATGCCTGGTTCCGCCAGGACTTATGGCGACAATATTATGTCCAACTGGGAGAGATGGATACTCGCGATCTGTTCAGCAACGCCGGAGGAAATATTAATCTCAGCCAGCTTCCGTTGGGTAAAATACGCGGGCTTCGTACGGGCTCAACAAGAGCATGGATAAACCCGGTTCAAGAGTCCAGAGCCACCCCTGTTACCGTGCTGCTTTCTCATGATGCCCGCATTGACGCGCGCCGGGGCAATCAGCTGCTGGCCAGTTTTTACCTGAATGCCGGGGCGCAGAACCTGGATACGCGCTCTTTCCCGGACGGAAGCTATACCGTGACGCTATCGGTCTATGAAAATAACCGGCTGACACGCACCGAGCAGGTGCCGTTTACCCGAACGGGCATTACGCCATTTGACCGCGTCGAATGGTTTCTGCAAGCGGGTGAAACGGATAATAACGATTCAGGCGAACAACGCAAGGCGGTTGCTCAGGTGGGTATGCGCCTGCCCGTCACCCAGACGCTGGCGCTGACCAGCGGTGCTACGATAAAAAAAAACCAGCGTTTCCTGGAAAATGCGCTCGACTGGAGTCGGGGATTCAACACGGGCCCGATCGACGGCGTACTGAGTACCCGGTTTAGCTACCTTTACGGCAGCGAAGGCCAACGCGGCAATATTCAGCAAATAAGCTACAACGACGGTTTTTCCACGAGCTTCTATCGCAACGCGTTATCAGCAGACAACTGCAATACCCGCAATGCGGGATTCGACGCGGTGAATGGCTGTTATCATAGTCTCTCGGTGATGTTCTCTGTCCCCATTGGCAGCTGGTACGCAAGCCTTGGGTATTCGGACAACCGCAACGAAGGACGTTACGTCTCTCGCCGGGAGCTACCGGACCATGACGAGCGCTACAGCGCCGGTTTGCCCTGGGAATCTGTCTATATGACCCGCTCACGTACACGAGCCTGGCAGGGTGGCCTGAGCAATGCTTTCGGCGCTCGAGGTATGAACATCAACAACAGCATTAACCTGTTCATGCGGCAGGATGATTCACGTGAAGGCAAGGATAAAGGCGGCTATCTGAGCGTGAGCATTTCACTTGCCCATCACCGTCAGGGCAATGCTTCAAGCTATACCTCTCTTGGCGCGAGCTGGCAGCGCCAGCAGCGTGAAAAAAATCAGCTGAGCTATAACGTAGCGCACAACTGGTATGCCGATGCACGCGGCGAGAATGAGTATGGCCTGAGCGCATCAGGTATTAACAGTGATTCGCTGAATACTTCGATTTATACGCGACAGGGCGGACGATATGGTAATGGGAGCCTTACGGTAAGCGATACCTGGGATCGACAAGTTCGACAGCACACCCTGAGCAGCAGCGGCAATTACAGCTCAACCGCTGCGCTATCGCGCTCGGGGCTGTGGCTGGGCCGCTGGAGTGATGGTCGTCCTGCGTCTGCGGTCGCCGTGCAGGTTGCCACGCCTGAAAATTCCCAAGGTGGTCATGTCACCGTGTCGCTGGATAACGGCGGCAGCGCGGACATTCCGGCAAATAGCCGCGCCCTATTCGCGGTGCCTGGCTATCAGCAAACCACGCTGACGGTTAACGAATCGCTAAATATTTCCCAAGGCGTCAGCAGTGAAATTACGCAGGGATCGGGCAGCAGAACGCTGTTTATGGTGCCGGGCAAAATGCTGCATCGGGACATTCAAACTACCGCCAGCTACACCTGGCTCGGCCAGCTAACCGATGAGCGTCATTCACCGTTTATCGGCGGAATGCCGCTGAACGTGAACGGCTGGAGCGATCTTGGTAACGGCGGGTTCAGCGCCCACAGCAATGCCTTGTTGCATAACCTTTATCTGGTACGTCAGCAGCAATTTTATCGATGCGAACTGGACGTGAAGAGTATACGCGATGTGGTGCATTACGTCGGTTCAATCCCTTGTCGGGAACTCACCTTCTCTGCCCTTCCGCAGTCCGTCCAGCAGCATGCACGACTGATACTCGCAGGACGTTCGGAGCCAGCGGGTCTGACAGTAATGAATGCTGAAAACCTCGCGAAAGGAAAATAA
- a CDS encoding CS1 type fimbrial major subunit: MRKYINPLMIAAAMATSVNVLAVQKDITVNASVDPELDITQADNTPLPASIDMQYLPGRGLESYRVNTKIWSNSAASNVKARLVSAAKLSNSEGAESVPLTVRLGDKTLTTADVEFTGTELFPGNIENGSAVLPMTISQTTKGALKTGQYSGVVSLMLTQATTTPDPESGK; the protein is encoded by the coding sequence ATGCGTAAATATATTAATCCCCTGATGATTGCTGCCGCGATGGCCACATCTGTTAACGTACTGGCGGTTCAAAAAGATATTACCGTCAACGCCAGCGTCGATCCAGAACTGGATATAACTCAGGCCGATAATACGCCTTTACCAGCCAGTATCGATATGCAGTACCTGCCTGGTCGTGGTCTGGAAAGCTACCGCGTGAATACCAAAATCTGGTCGAACTCCGCTGCCAGCAACGTTAAAGCACGCCTGGTTAGCGCAGCAAAGTTGAGCAACAGCGAGGGTGCTGAATCCGTACCGCTGACCGTGAGGCTGGGTGATAAAACCCTGACCACCGCAGATGTCGAATTTACCGGAACCGAACTGTTTCCGGGCAACATTGAAAATGGTTCTGCGGTACTGCCAATGACCATTTCCCAGACCACAAAAGGCGCTCTAAAAACCGGTCAGTACAGCGGCGTTGTCAGCCTGATGCTGACTCAGGCCACCACCACTCCGGATCCAGAGTCAGGTAAGTAA
- a CDS encoding RrF2 family transcriptional regulator has protein sequence MEFGMKRVMASVHAMAALQRILNGSFVALTTLSKEANLSTSYLEQIFNKLRAGKLVVSQRGPGGGYAPRAGDISVSEVIRAVSKIPNSDTFKPVLTALDGVLLSELAKSQSAAP, from the coding sequence ATGGAATTTGGCATGAAGCGCGTGATGGCATCTGTTCACGCAATGGCGGCACTACAACGCATCTTAAACGGTTCGTTCGTGGCCCTGACCACACTTAGCAAAGAGGCGAATCTTTCCACCTCTTACCTCGAGCAGATTTTCAATAAGCTGCGCGCCGGAAAGCTCGTTGTTTCTCAACGAGGCCCAGGCGGTGGTTATGCGCCCCGCGCTGGTGATATTTCAGTTTCAGAAGTCATCCGCGCAGTCAGCAAGATCCCCAATAGCGATACCTTTAAACCCGTTTTGACCGCTCTGGATGGTGTGCTGCTGTCTGAGCTGGCAAAGAGTCAATCAGCAGCCCCATAA
- a CDS encoding fimbrial protein: MRQKKSVKMTTAFYLAALPLSFFSEMAMANMSVYPMELNVDSSGTAQIKVASKTDDIQFIRVRQKKILNPGTPEEKEIDVASWKEGGVVVTPEKFALSAGAMRVVRLVSLMPPAKETTWRVYFESVKQPDSIIPGHSEESGATAKLGVNVIWGALVHLAPEKSVVSLSLDPERGTLKNSGTLRVPLREIGICHTDVLCKWVKEDATIYPDTERKLKTLTENQDKKYKFRYFNWVKKTIEEANLPVVK; encoded by the coding sequence GTGAGACAGAAAAAGAGTGTGAAGATGACAACCGCGTTTTATCTCGCCGCGCTGCCATTGTCATTTTTCTCAGAAATGGCAATGGCCAATATGAGCGTGTATCCGATGGAACTTAACGTGGACAGTTCCGGTACGGCGCAAATAAAAGTGGCATCTAAAACAGATGATATTCAATTCATTCGGGTGAGGCAAAAGAAAATTCTTAATCCTGGAACACCTGAAGAAAAAGAAATTGATGTGGCTTCCTGGAAGGAAGGAGGCGTAGTCGTCACGCCCGAAAAATTCGCCCTATCTGCTGGCGCAATGCGCGTGGTTCGGCTCGTATCCCTTATGCCGCCGGCAAAGGAGACCACCTGGCGTGTTTATTTTGAGAGCGTAAAACAACCTGACAGCATAATTCCAGGCCATTCAGAAGAATCCGGAGCGACTGCAAAATTAGGAGTCAACGTAATTTGGGGGGCGCTCGTGCATCTCGCTCCAGAAAAAAGCGTAGTTTCACTCTCTCTCGATCCCGAACGCGGGACACTAAAAAACAGCGGCACGTTACGTGTGCCGCTCAGGGAGATAGGTATTTGTCACACAGATGTATTGTGTAAATGGGTGAAAGAAGACGCCACAATTTACCCGGATACCGAACGAAAATTGAAAACACTTACAGAGAATCAAGATAAAAAATATAAATTTCGCTACTTCAACTGGGTAAAAAAAACCATTGAAGAAGCGAACTTACCCGTCGTGAAATAA
- a CDS encoding transcriptional regulator, whose translation MTGLEKAIKKAGAAQKLGQLLGVTKMAVSLWKKEPAGAVPAKRVLPIYILTGVTPHELRPDLYPNPTDGLPQQE comes from the coding sequence ATGACAGGCTTAGAAAAAGCAATCAAGAAGGCAGGGGCAGCCCAAAAGCTTGGCCAATTATTGGGCGTGACAAAGATGGCCGTATCCCTCTGGAAGAAAGAGCCTGCAGGTGCCGTTCCCGCAAAACGTGTATTGCCTATCTACATATTAACTGGCGTTACACCGCATGAATTACGCCCGGACCTTTACCCAAACCCAACCGATGGGTTGCCACAGCAGGAGTGA
- a CDS encoding winged helix-turn-helix domain-containing protein, giving the protein MFFVCNNSLLFDPEARAISLIGQPESVLILSVPAARLLQEFIRHKGRALSREELITRVWEEFGFTPSGNNLNKAISELRKVFQKLDEHHDYILTVPRYGFRFDTEVSCQPREKEQAAILQPQQPPSVAVTSARSWRISSLKGWIILAVFTTASLDLGPFFSWPDEIIVPTKLKTVEEKIAGCRIWLINESDRPLELSKVAELLRKNDVPCERKEYNIYYFSTHFSLNAADEVFIGACPLKQTSLCKTIRFKNGTKNEN; this is encoded by the coding sequence ATGTTTTTTGTATGCAATAATTCGTTGTTATTTGATCCTGAAGCACGCGCCATAAGTCTTATCGGACAACCAGAATCCGTATTAATCCTTTCGGTACCAGCCGCACGTCTTTTACAGGAATTTATTCGTCATAAAGGCCGCGCTCTCAGTCGGGAGGAATTGATTACGCGGGTCTGGGAAGAATTTGGTTTTACGCCATCAGGAAATAACCTCAACAAAGCGATCAGCGAATTACGTAAAGTATTTCAGAAGCTTGATGAGCATCATGATTATATTCTTACCGTGCCGCGTTATGGATTTCGTTTCGACACCGAGGTGAGTTGTCAGCCGAGAGAAAAGGAGCAAGCCGCCATTTTACAGCCACAACAGCCGCCATCTGTCGCAGTGACATCCGCGAGAAGTTGGCGAATATCCTCCCTAAAAGGATGGATTATATTGGCGGTATTCACGACGGCGTCGCTGGACTTAGGTCCGTTTTTTAGCTGGCCTGATGAGATAATTGTCCCGACAAAGCTCAAAACCGTTGAGGAAAAAATAGCCGGCTGCAGAATATGGCTAATTAACGAGTCTGATCGACCGCTGGAGTTATCGAAAGTGGCTGAGCTACTCAGGAAAAATGACGTGCCATGCGAGCGCAAGGAATACAATATTTATTACTTCAGCACCCATTTTTCTCTTAACGCTGCCGATGAGGTGTTTATTGGTGCCTGTCCGTTGAAACAAACTAGCCTCTGTAAGACTATTCGTTTTAAAAATGGGACGAAGAATGAAAATTAA
- a CDS encoding exonuclease: MEFFNLIKATQKSGKPDAIHWQTAKTEARANLMLDVALEDAGIETGRGHDYNKPVRTDFPVFDDLPEEGTVDFDWCKRYELAEDGRTWQLIQTAAVDDEEAEELSDAIESYKMGLSVELAHFWIGGMFTATPEERAAAIKAQMDMDNNYLQNVILAVNSIEPLKQCHNHIRHTLLEAIKLIWPLDGKTPELSHVLAFSKEWIEALNDNSAGRGNHRADVIEKWKAKSAPQPAAIHSVKSEQENMIRTDAGTNAGGQIKTDRNTDLAPSLDVLDIEIAAATLPMDFNIYEFPAGVVRRAKEIITNKEEPWKTWSAVLRKSPGILDFSRGTIFVLIRNAPTEVLHSIPALTSHVAKNLLEIKFMPDDGKPNSEERWNSIQHYFISPAVVEENGENADQQYTESKQPPAQLIKVGAGIFDATALFNAPSKDTAAENTNNVPVEEANNHETKTDSEIQPGEKAIHSTESHVAVNQETNALNNDTVHRNESTETQLFTHLMVDLECFGSNPDAPIVSIGAVFFNPETGGMGSEFYKVISLGSSMGFGGQPDADRILWWLKQSAESRSAILVDDAIPLDDALLQLNEFICENAANGPASVQLWGNGATYDNVLLRRSYRRTGIPALWEFWNDRDVRTIVELGKAIGINPRYEIPFEGDQHNALSDARHQVKYVSAIWQQLIKN, from the coding sequence ATGGAATTCTTTAATTTAATCAAAGCAACTCAAAAATCAGGCAAGCCTGATGCCATCCACTGGCAGACAGCAAAAACCGAAGCTCGCGCAAACCTGATGCTTGATGTGGCCCTGGAAGATGCCGGTATAGAAACCGGCCGCGGCCACGATTACAACAAGCCAGTCAGGACTGATTTCCCTGTTTTCGATGATCTTCCGGAGGAAGGCACTGTCGATTTCGATTGGTGCAAGCGTTACGAGCTGGCGGAAGACGGCAGAACCTGGCAGTTGATTCAAACGGCTGCAGTTGACGACGAAGAAGCGGAGGAGCTAAGCGACGCTATTGAAAGTTACAAAATGGGTCTCAGCGTCGAACTCGCTCATTTCTGGATCGGAGGCATGTTTACAGCAACGCCAGAAGAGCGAGCGGCCGCAATCAAGGCCCAGATGGATATGGACAATAACTATCTCCAGAATGTCATTCTGGCGGTTAATTCCATTGAGCCTCTAAAGCAGTGCCACAACCATATACGCCATACCCTCCTTGAGGCTATCAAGCTTATCTGGCCACTGGATGGAAAGACTCCTGAGTTGTCTCACGTTCTGGCGTTCTCAAAGGAATGGATCGAAGCCCTGAATGATAATTCAGCCGGCCGCGGTAACCACCGGGCTGACGTCATTGAAAAATGGAAGGCAAAGTCTGCGCCACAGCCTGCTGCCATCCATTCCGTTAAAAGCGAACAGGAGAACATGATCAGGACTGATGCCGGAACCAATGCAGGTGGACAGATAAAAACTGACCGCAACACGGATCTTGCCCCTTCCCTGGATGTTCTTGATATTGAAATCGCGGCAGCAACCCTACCTATGGATTTCAACATCTACGAATTCCCGGCAGGGGTTGTTCGCCGGGCTAAGGAAATTATCACCAACAAAGAAGAACCATGGAAAACATGGAGCGCCGTTCTTCGCAAGTCGCCAGGCATTCTGGACTTTTCCCGCGGCACAATTTTTGTCCTGATTCGTAATGCACCAACAGAGGTGCTGCATTCAATCCCAGCATTGACGAGTCACGTAGCCAAAAATCTGCTTGAGATTAAATTCATGCCAGATGACGGGAAACCAAATAGCGAAGAGCGCTGGAACTCCATTCAACACTATTTTATTTCGCCCGCAGTCGTGGAAGAAAACGGTGAGAATGCTGATCAGCAGTACACAGAAAGCAAGCAGCCGCCAGCCCAACTGATAAAAGTCGGAGCCGGTATTTTCGATGCCACTGCTCTGTTTAATGCCCCTTCTAAGGATACTGCTGCGGAGAATACAAACAATGTGCCGGTGGAAGAAGCTAACAACCATGAAACCAAAACTGATTCTGAAATTCAGCCTGGCGAAAAAGCAATTCACTCAACTGAAAGCCATGTTGCGGTTAATCAGGAAACAAATGCCCTGAATAACGATACCGTTCATCGTAATGAGAGCACCGAAACGCAGCTATTCACTCATCTCATGGTTGACCTGGAATGTTTTGGCTCCAACCCTGATGCTCCGATCGTTTCCATTGGCGCAGTGTTTTTCAATCCTGAAACCGGCGGGATGGGAAGTGAGTTTTACAAAGTCATCAGTCTTGGTTCTTCCATGGGATTCGGCGGCCAGCCGGACGCAGATAGAATTCTTTGGTGGCTGAAACAGTCCGCGGAATCTCGCTCTGCAATTCTGGTGGACGATGCCATACCTCTGGATGACGCCCTATTACAGCTCAACGAATTTATCTGCGAAAACGCCGCAAATGGCCCTGCCAGCGTTCAGCTATGGGGGAATGGCGCTACATACGACAATGTCCTGCTACGGCGCTCTTACAGGCGTACCGGCATCCCTGCTCTCTGGGAATTTTGGAACGATCGAGATGTGAGAACAATCGTCGAACTGGGCAAGGCCATTGGCATTAATCCTCGTTATGAAATCCCTTTTGAAGGTGATCAGCATAACGCCCTGAGTGATGCCCGGCACCAGGTTAAGTACGTTTCTGCCATCTGGCAGCAGCTGATTAAAAACTGA
- the yccA gene encoding FtsH protease modulator YccA, whose translation MDRIITSSRDRSSLLSTHKVLRNTYFLLSLTLAFSALTATASTVLMLPSPGLILTLVGMYGLMFLTYKTADKPVGILSAFAFTGFLGYILGPMLNAYLSAGMGDVIGLALGGTALVFFSCSAYVLTTRKDMSFLGGMLMAGVVVVLIGMVANIFLQLPALHLAISAVFILISSGAILFETSNIIRGGETNYIRATVSLYVSLYNIFVSLLSILGFASRD comes from the coding sequence ATGGATCGCATTATTACCTCTTCGCGTGACCGTTCGTCACTGCTCAGCACCCACAAGGTGCTACGTAATACCTATTTCCTGCTGAGCTTAACGCTGGCGTTTTCAGCGTTGACGGCAACCGCCAGCACCGTATTGATGCTGCCTTCTCCTGGGCTAATTCTGACGCTGGTCGGTATGTATGGCCTGATGTTCCTGACCTACAAAACCGCTGACAAACCCGTCGGCATTCTGTCTGCATTCGCCTTTACCGGCTTCCTTGGCTATATCCTGGGGCCGATGCTGAATGCCTATCTGTCTGCCGGCATGGGCGACGTTATTGGCCTGGCGTTGGGCGGTACCGCACTAGTGTTCTTTAGCTGCTCCGCGTATGTGCTGACAACCCGTAAAGACATGTCCTTTCTGGGTGGTATGCTGATGGCGGGCGTGGTGGTTGTGCTGATTGGTATGGTGGCTAACATCTTCCTGCAGCTCCCGGCTCTGCACCTGGCGATTAGCGCGGTATTTATCCTGATCTCCTCAGGTGCCATCCTGTTTGAGACCAGCAACATCATCCGCGGCGGTGAAACCAACTACATCCGCGCGACCGTAAGCCTGTATGTTTCTCTTTACAACATCTTCGTTAGCCTGCTGAGCATCCTTGGTTTTGCCAGCCGCGATTAA